A genomic region of Lysinibacillus sp. 2017 contains the following coding sequences:
- a CDS encoding MFS transporter — MTTVNQNQSNPIYPVMVAIGVCHLINDTMQSVIPAMFPLLERDLGLTFTQLGMISFVLNIFASLLQPAVGFMTDKKPFPYALPIGMVSSFIGLSLLVLSGEYWMILVSVIFLGIGSAIFHPEGSRVSFMAAGNKRGLAQSIYQVGGNSGQALAPLLSAFIILPFGMKGAAMVLVLTSVGIFMLTKIAAWYKRQLEAEKLSNVKKVLVSSLPPLSKKQIGMALGLLLVIIFARSFYVTNITNFYVFYLIDEYGVSVERGQLLIFLFMALGVVGTFFGGPLSDRIGRKNVILLSVVGPIPFCLALPFVPLPVVVLFLIIIGALIMISFSVTVVYAQELVPSKIGTMAGLTVGVAFGMGAIGSVVIGLVMDNFGIRVTMIAISILTVLLLIAFLLPRDHVAKTS, encoded by the coding sequence ATGACAACAGTGAATCAGAACCAGTCAAACCCAATTTATCCCGTCATGGTGGCTATTGGTGTTTGTCACCTAATTAATGACACGATGCAATCGGTTATCCCGGCAATGTTTCCCTTACTTGAACGCGATTTAGGCTTAACCTTTACGCAGCTTGGGATGATTTCCTTTGTACTTAATATCTTTGCAAGTTTACTTCAGCCAGCTGTTGGGTTTATGACGGATAAAAAACCATTTCCATATGCATTACCAATAGGAATGGTAAGTTCGTTTATTGGGTTATCGCTTCTTGTTTTATCAGGGGAGTATTGGATGATTTTAGTGTCTGTTATCTTTTTAGGAATTGGCTCAGCTATTTTCCATCCAGAAGGTTCCCGTGTATCCTTTATGGCAGCGGGAAATAAGCGAGGTTTAGCACAATCGATTTATCAAGTAGGTGGTAATTCAGGACAAGCATTAGCCCCATTACTAAGCGCATTTATCATTTTGCCATTTGGCATGAAAGGTGCGGCAATGGTACTCGTACTGACGTCTGTTGGTATTTTTATGCTGACAAAAATTGCGGCGTGGTATAAGCGTCAATTAGAAGCGGAAAAATTATCAAATGTGAAAAAGGTGCTTGTTTCCTCACTACCGCCTTTATCGAAAAAGCAGATTGGTATGGCACTTGGTTTATTGTTAGTTATTATTTTCGCACGGTCATTTTATGTAACCAATATAACGAACTTTTATGTGTTTTATTTAATTGATGAATACGGGGTATCGGTAGAGCGTGGACAGCTGCTCATTTTCTTATTTATGGCGTTAGGAGTTGTTGGCACATTTTTCGGAGGGCCCTTATCAGACCGAATTGGGCGAAAAAATGTCATTTTACTATCAGTAGTAGGCCCTATTCCATTTTGCTTAGCATTACCATTTGTTCCGCTACCAGTTGTTGTGTTATTCCTAATTATTATAGGCGCACTCATAATGATTAGCTTTTCCGTGACGGTCGTCTATGCTCAGGAATTAGTTCCATCAAAAATTGGCACGATGGCGGGATTAACAGTCGGCGTGGCATTTGGTATGGGGGCGATTGGTTCCGTTGTAATTGGACTTGTGATGGATAACTTTGGTATTCGCGTGACGATGATTGCGATTTCGATTTTAACCGTATTGTTACTCATTGCGTTTTTATTACCGAGGGATCATGTTGCAAAAACAAGCTGA
- a CDS encoding histidine kinase, which produces MKYIKSRLDESILVCVYYGQNGERLIRRGHKLATLLDCPLYVLTVDSKPLDAFDAEKSGYIEQWKQLTDELEVEEFIIKDDERRPIHKVITEVTMTYNISQIIVGQSAQSRWEEITKGSFLNVLLKEIPFVDFHIVSVKRPSEDEQIDIFEKGVRAYLIEENGEYKVAFTCPKLNSLEGIFFKEIGTDFDNGIFKFSYDNKMHEVNITEGIVTDPNRIPAGCRLVNE; this is translated from the coding sequence ATGAAATATATAAAAAGTCGATTGGACGAAAGTATTTTAGTTTGTGTATATTACGGACAAAACGGGGAACGATTAATTCGCCGCGGACACAAACTGGCAACGTTATTAGACTGTCCACTCTATGTGTTAACAGTCGATTCAAAACCACTCGATGCATTTGATGCTGAAAAATCCGGTTATATTGAGCAATGGAAGCAGCTAACGGATGAACTAGAAGTGGAAGAGTTCATCATTAAAGACGACGAACGCCGACCAATTCATAAAGTGATCACAGAAGTTACGATGACTTACAATATTTCACAAATCATCGTCGGACAAAGTGCACAAAGCCGCTGGGAAGAAATAACGAAAGGTTCGTTCTTAAATGTTTTACTAAAAGAAATTCCTTTTGTTGATTTTCATATTGTTTCGGTAAAGCGCCCTTCTGAAGATGAACAAATTGATATTTTTGAAAAAGGGGTCCGTGCTTACCTAATTGAAGAGAATGGTGAATATAAGGTTGCATTTACATGCCCAAAATTAAATTCTCTTGAAGGTATTTTCTTTAAGGAAATTGGGACAGACTTTGACAATGGCATTTTCAAATTTTCGTACGATAACAAAATGCATGAAGTTAATATTACAGAAGGCATCGTTACAGATCCAAACCGTATTCCTGCAGGATGTCGTTTAGTAAATGAATAA